One Corynebacterium aurimucosum genomic window, CTCATCTTGGCGTTGGGGGACATTGTTGGCCAGATCCCAATGGCAGCGCTGGTAGCCATCATGATCATGGTTTCGGTAGGCACCGTGGACTGGCACTCAGTGCACCCGCGCACGCTAAAATTTATGCCGCTGTCGGAAACCGTGGTGATGCTGGTGACCATGGCTGGCACGTTGGTGACGCATAACCTGGCGGTCGGCGTAGTGCTCGGTGTGCTGGCAGCGATGGTGAGCTTTGCCCGCCGCGTGGCTCATTTGGTGCGAGTGGATGCTTCCGAGCTTGTCGACGGTGTACGGTCCTACCAGCTGCACGGACAGCTTTTCTGGGCGTCGTCGAATGACTTGGTGTACCAATTTGATTACACCGATGAGGCTGAGCACATTGTCATCGACCTCACCGGTGCCGAGGTGTGGGATGCTTCCACGGTTGCTACCTTGGACGGCATTACTAGCAAGTTCCACGAAAAGGGCAAGACCGTGGACATCGTCGGCTTAAACGGCCCGAGCCGGCATCGCTTGGAGCAGCTCACCGGACGCCTTGATGGTGGGCACTAGTGCCATCGGGGAACTAGGCACCGGCGAGGCCGCGGCGCTTGAGCAGCGGCGCAACGTCCTTGTCGCGGCCGCGGAACTCGCGGTAAGCCTCCGTGAAGTCGCGGGATGCGCCCTTCGACAGGATGACATCGCGGAACTTTTGGCCGGCCTCGCGAAGGTTGGTTTGCTCCTTGAACCACTCGAAACCATCGGCATCGAGGGCCTCGGCCCAGAGATAGGAGTAGTAGCCCGCGGAGTAGCCACCGGCGAAGATGTGGTTGAAGTAGGTCGAGCGATAGCGCGGCGCAATGAGCTCGTTGTCTAGCCCGGCCGCGCGCAGGGCCTCGGCCTCGAACTCGGCGACGGCCTCCGGTGTAGCTTCCAACTCGGCGGCCTCCGACGCGCTCAGGGAATGCCACGCGAGGTCGATGATCGACGCCCCCAGATACTCCGAGGTGGCGAATCCCTGGCCGAACTCGGAGGCGGCGGAGATGGCGTCGAGAAGCTCGTCCGGAATAGGTTCGCCCGTCTCCACGTGGCGGGCGTACTCCTTGACCAAGTTCTTATCCAGTGCCCAGTTCTCGTTGATCTGCGAGGGGAATTCCACCCAATCACGCGGTACGTTGGTGCCGGCGAAGGTGGGGTATCGGACGTCGGAAAGCAGGCCGTGCAGGGCGTGACCGAATTCGTGGAAGACAGTGCGGACCTCATCCATGCTCAGCAGCGGTTGGGAGCCGTCGGCGGGCTTGGTGATGCCCATGACGTTGATGATGACCGGCTTGCGCTCCAGCAGTCGGGACTGCCCCACGAACTCGCTCATCCATGCGCCGCCGCGCTTGGCGGGGCGCCCGAAGTAGTCGGTGAGGAGAAGACCGATCCCGTGCGAGTCCTTTTCCCCGTGCGGGACGGCACCGTCCCGCACCTCCCACACGCGAACCCCCTCCGCGTAGCCCTCGAGGTCATCGCGCGGGATAACGGTGATGCCGTAGAGACGTTCGGCGGCGGCAAAGACGCCCTTCTCTAGGACCTGGTCCAGCGGGAAGTACTTGCGCAGCTCCTCCTCGTCGAGGGAGAAGTCGCGGGCGCGGACCTTGGATTCCCAGTAGGGCCAGTCGGCGGCGGTGAATCCCTGGCTGTTGAGCTCAGCCTCTTCAGCGAGGAGCTTCTGCTCGCCTTCGGCATTGGCCGCGGCGGCGGGGGCGAGGTCGAAGAGCATGGTGCGGGCGGCGTCGGCAGTCGCGGCGGTTTCCTCGGCGATCACGCAGTCGGCATGAGAGGCAAAGCCCAGCAGCTCGGCCCTCTCGGCCCGTAGCTGGACGGCTTCGATGAGTCCCGGGATGTTGTTTTCGGATCCCCTGCTTGCCGACGCCCCATACAACCTCCCCCTCGCATCCTCCCGCGCCAGGCGGCTCAGCTCCGATTGCACGGTCGGCAGCTCCAGCGGGATGGCATAGCCCTCGCGGCCAAGCGCCTCAGCGTCGGCTTTGGCGGAAGCGATGCGCTCGGCGGGCAGGCCTTCGAGTTCCTCCTCGGTGAAGGAGACCGCGCGCTCGCGGGTAGACGCCATGAGGTTGCGGCCAAATTCCTCCGACAGTGCAGAAAGGCGCTGGTTGATCTCAGACAGGCGGGCCTTGCCAGTCGCATCGAGATCGGCACCCTTGCGGGCAAAGGTGCGCAAGAGGTGGTCGTGGAGGCGCTGGCCTTCTGCGTCGTCGGCAAGCGGCGTGGCCTCCTTGATGCGCGCGTAGAGCACCTCGTTCTGGTACATCGCGTCATAGTGCGCGGACAGTCGCGGGTAGATGTCGGCGGCGATCTCCTCCATCTCCTCGGTGACATCCGTACCGGAGAGGTTGCCGAAGACCGCCATGACGCGGTCGAGGTCCTGGCCGGATCGCTCGAGCGCCTCCACGGTGTTTTCCCACGTAGGCGCGGCGGGGTTGTCGGTGATGGAGGCGATCTCGGCGTCGTGAAGCGCGAGTGCTTCGTCGAAAGCGGGGCGGTAGTGCTCTACCTTGATCTCCGCAAACGGCGGGAGCTGATAGGGCAGCGTAGAGGGGGTCAGTAGTGGGTTAGTCATAAGAAACTACCGTACCTAATAAGCCCGTCCCTATGTGATGGCTTTCACTAAACTATCCCACCGGGATTGGTGTGCGTTCCCTGCGTGGAGTGGTGGCACGGTACACCAGGACGATGTCGAGAATCAGGAACGCTGCCAAGGTGATTCCTAAAAGCGGCAGGAAGACGCCCACGGTGGCCGCGAAAAGCGCGCCCAGTCCTGTGGTGGTCCAGGAGAAGTGGGCAGTCGGGAGGAAGCGTGGGCGACGTTTCCACCACATGTAGTACCCCAGCACCACGAGAGCGGCGGTGGCGAGGCCCAGTGCAAACAGCGCAATCTGCAGCGGAAGGCCGAACATGATGCCCATGTGCAGGTAGATGCCCCAGCTGCTGAGCTTGCTAAACAGCGGCAGGCTGGAGAAAGGCTGGCGGTCGATGACGTCGCCGGTGGCGCCATCTACCGAAATTGCATCGGAGGTGGTGCGCCATTCCACCCAGCGTTCGCTGACCTGCCAGGCGGAGTGGGCGTCCTCCGGTGGGTACATACGTAGCGGGCCGGTGAGTCCCTCGGCGCGGCCGGTGGCGAAGACGCGCTCGGCCTCGGCAGCTATGTTCGTGCTTGACGATGCCCCTCCAACCCCATGCCCTTCATGACCTTCATGCATGGTGTGCTCATGCGTTTCAGCGGTGGTGCCGG contains:
- a CDS encoding M3 family metallopeptidase, with translation MTNPLLTPSTLPYQLPPFAEIKVEHYRPAFDEALALHDAEIASITDNPAAPTWENTVEALERSGQDLDRVMAVFGNLSGTDVTEEMEEIAADIYPRLSAHYDAMYQNEVLYARIKEATPLADDAEGQRLHDHLLRTFARKGADLDATGKARLSEINQRLSALSEEFGRNLMASTRERAVSFTEEELEGLPAERIASAKADAEALGREGYAIPLELPTVQSELSRLAREDARGRLYGASASRGSENNIPGLIEAVQLRAERAELLGFASHADCVIAEETAATADAARTMLFDLAPAAAANAEGEQKLLAEEAELNSQGFTAADWPYWESKVRARDFSLDEEELRKYFPLDQVLEKGVFAAAERLYGITVIPRDDLEGYAEGVRVWEVRDGAVPHGEKDSHGIGLLLTDYFGRPAKRGGAWMSEFVGQSRLLERKPVIINVMGITKPADGSQPLLSMDEVRTVFHEFGHALHGLLSDVRYPTFAGTNVPRDWVEFPSQINENWALDKNLVKEYARHVETGEPIPDELLDAISAASEFGQGFATSEYLGASIIDLAWHSLSASEAAELEATPEAVAEFEAEALRAAGLDNELIAPRYRSTYFNHIFAGGYSAGYYSYLWAEALDADGFEWFKEQTNLREAGQKFRDVILSKGASRDFTEAYREFRGRDKDVAPLLKRRGLAGA
- a CDS encoding PepSY-associated TM helix domain-containing protein produces the protein MSRTALRSFIQRIHFYGGMFVGPFILVAALTGCLYAMAPTLEKVVYHDVMSVPAVEHPVSLEEQIQAAQHEVIGDYPTYSGLGEMPLRRWISSLHESFHLGKIGELYSELAASWLWVMACGGLYMWWIRRRPKNKATANAAHQQPKRSARWKATRLHSTVGAWIFIGLLGLSATGITWSGLAGDNVDSLVERMQWKATPIETALPGTTAETHEHTMHEGHEGHGVGGASSSTNIAAEAERVFATGRAEGLTGPLRMYPPEDAHSAWQVSERWVEWRTTSDAISVDGATGDVIDRQPFSSLPLFSKLSSWGIYLHMGIMFGLPLQIALFALGLATAALVVLGYYMWWKRRPRFLPTAHFSWTTTGLGALFAATVGVFLPLLGITLAAFLILDIVLVYRATTPRRERTPIPVG